A section of the Oscarella lobularis chromosome 15, ooOscLobu1.1, whole genome shotgun sequence genome encodes:
- the LOC136196381 gene encoding clusterin-associated protein 1-like translates to MSYRDMRNFTEMMRALGYPRLISMENFRSPNFALVSEILQWLVRRYDPNAELPMDTDTEQDRVLFIKSVAQFMATKAHIKLNGKKLYGADGYAVKELLKIASMLYDAMRSNQNDRAGVKPATIEQFDITSKTSDLKLVRQLASEITEHGSSLSALLKQEVELQEMRVAVIARPLELDEIERELKTSINQVHGKTRESVHRLENLAGDEANLEARIEKKKQELERNQKRLKSLQNVRPAFMDEYEKLEGELKRHYEEYIERFRNLTYLEHQLKELNRIEQEKLEATNLSLQEMQRRMQEQEQHLHGGINDTFALTGDSGVEHDDEEEDEDEEDGEDDDEEEEEEEGEIRGKGGRRVFGNMTGEGLDDEGGSSLTTEADSEDIDNGHLLGQDGDEDDEDVLGAYGDEHDDDGGDGGIPDMGSDDDF, encoded by the exons ATGTCGTACAGAGACATGAGAA ACTTTACCGAAATGATGCGCGCACTCGGTTATCCACGTCTCATCTCCATGGAAAACTTCCGCAGCCCAAACTTCGCTCTCGTCTCCGAAATTCTTCAGTGGCTCGTTCGAAG GTACGACCCAAACGCCGAACTCCCTATGGACACCGATACGGAGCAAGATCGCGTTCTTTTCATCAAATCTGTCGCACAGTTTATG GCAACGAAAGCTCATATCAAACTCAATGGGAAAAAACTTTATGGAGCCGACGGTTATGCAGTGAAAGAACTTCTAAAAATAGCATCAATGCTTTATGACGCAATGAGATCCAATCAGAACGATCGTGCTGGCGTAAAACCAGCAACAATTGAACAATTTGACATCACTAGCAAA actAGTGATCTAAAATTAGTTCGTCAATTAGCTTCTGAAATTACAGAACATGGATCGAGTTTGAGTGCTTTACTCAAACAGGAAGTAGAATTACAG gaaatGCGTGTTGCTGTTATTGCTCGACCCTTGGAATTAGACGAAATTGAGAGAGAATTGAAAACGAGTATTAATCAAGTTCAC GGGAAAACTCGGGAGTCTGTTCATCGTTTGGAAAATTTGGCGGGAGACGAAGCGAATTTAGAAGCGagaatcgaaaagaaaaaacaggAATTGGAGAGAAATCAAAAGAGACTCAAAAGCCTTCAAAACGTCAG ACCAGCATTTATGGACGAATACGAAAAACTCGAAGGAGAATTAAAACGACATTACGaa GAATACATAGAAAGATTTAGAAACTTGACCTACCTTGAGCATCAGCTGAAAGAACTGAACCGTATAGAGCAAGAAAAACTAGAG GCAACGAATCTTTCCCTACAGGAAATGCAGAGACGCATGCAGGAACAAGAGCAGCATCTCCACGGGGGAATCAACGATACATTTGCATTGACAGGAGACAGTGGAGTTGAACatgatgacgaagaggaggacgaagatGAGGAGGACGGagaagatgatgacgaagaggaggaagaagaggaaggggAAATACGGGGAAAGGGAGGAAGACGCGTATTTGGGAATATGACTGGGGAAGGGCTCGat GATGAAGGAGGAAGTAGTCTTACTACGGAAGCTGATAGTGAGGATATTGATAATGGTCATTTGCTTGGGCAAGACGgtgatgaagatgatgaagacGTTCTTGGCGCCTATGGGGACGAACATGATGACGATGGAGGCGATGGAGGGATACCGGATATGGGAAGtgatgacgatttttaa